The window CTTCGACCACCACTCTCCCGGCCACGACGGCGCGGTGATTCTCCACGGCGACCGCATCCAGCGCTTCGCCGTCCATCTACCGCTGTCCAGCGACCAGCGGGAGGTCGGCCCCGGCGGCACCCGCCACGCCGCCGGTCTCGGCTTGGCGGAGCTCACCGACGCCCTGTGCATCGTGGTCTCGGAGGAACGGGGAACCGTGTCGGTGGCTCGGGACGGCCATCTGCGGATTCTCGACAAGCCGGAGACCCTGGCCTCCGAGCTGGAGAGCTTCCTGGGCAGCCAGGAGCCCTCCACTACCGCCGGCATGGTGTGGGCGCGGGCCGCCCGCCGCTGGCGCGAGGCGCTGGCCGCGCTGGCCACCGCCGGGCTGCTCTGGGGTTTGCTGGTGGGCGGCTCGGGCCGCGGCGAGCTAACCTGTGAGATTCCGGTGGAGGTGCAGAATCTAC is drawn from Acidobacteriota bacterium and contains these coding sequences:
- a CDS encoding diadenylate cyclase: FDHHSPGHDGAVILHGDRIQRFAVHLPLSSDQREVGPGGTRHAAGLGLAELTDALCIVVSEERGTVSVARDGHLRILDKPETLASELESFLGSQEPSTTAGMVWARAARRWREALAALATAGLLWGLLVGGSGRGELTCEIPVEVQNLPPGYELEGVEPEQVEVVLGGPRHLLLLGEPEGLHVTLDAVLVQLGRRTYQLNAQQIALPPELEVKSIRPRRVRLSVIPPPGATFGADTDEVAAPAPPSSSEEEEASGGDSAAPAEDSGEADEAVILQSSTVEGLAT